One genomic segment of Hordeum vulgare subsp. vulgare chromosome 2H, MorexV3_pseudomolecules_assembly, whole genome shotgun sequence includes these proteins:
- the LOC123428684 gene encoding 7-deoxyloganetic acid glucosyltransferase-like, with the protein MAPVHVLVFPWPLQGHINSMLPFAAGLLGAGVHVTFLYTEHNLRRVDRATAAASPRLRLVSVPDGLPDDHPRSVGHLSEVGRSLRPSASAAYRALLAPALSARRHADCGLPPVSCVVADSLLPFAIDIAEELGVPALAFRTEIASSILAYLSVPRLVELGEVPIPVGANLDEPVHGVPGMEGQSVVLNVGVRQQCLLRRRCHLLLFGRPSASSNAMAAVSQNCSMPATTGNSRSGTVSSSFFTSAASSSVFPRLANRAVIPPSLPAYASSASLSAIFRWSKSPRSVASLAARTRSAPTNLTFKESHTSLVVSFVTTCSSTSSGSAPRSIARAALSFLTFTAASPGATASHTGFLRRRDLPSFCRGDGESDELDPMLQVLVKHTAHSCKAFLADQQINSRFTDAVWGTGLDMKDVYEKAVVERMVREAMESRELIRAWSAEALAQQVRRDIAKGGSSASEFERLVRFIKELTAKGATANSTVQIC; encoded by the exons ATGGCGCCGGTGCACGTGCTGGTGTTCCCCTGGCCGCTGCAGGGCCACATCAACTCCATGCTCCCTTTCGCCGCGGGCCTCCTCGGCGCCGGCGTCCACGTCACCTTCCTGTACACGGAGCAcaacctccgccgagtcgaccgtGCCACGGCCGCCGCTTCGCCGCGCCTCCGCTTGGTGTCCGTGCCGGACGGCCTCCCCGACGACCACCCACGCTCGGTTGGCCACCTCAGCGAGGTTGGCAGGTCTCTGAGGCCAAGCGCCAGTGCCGCGTACCGTGCTCTGCTCGCCCCTGCGCTCTCCGCTCGAAGACACGCCGACTGCGGGTTGCCGCCGGTGTCGTGCGTCGTGGCCGATAGCTTGCTGCCATTCGCCATTGATATTGCCGAGGAGCTCGGCGTGCCTGCGCTCGCTTTCCGCACGGAAATCGCGAGCAGCATCTTGGCTTACCTCTCCGTGCCCAGGCTGGTGGAGCTCGGCGAGGTTCCCATACCTGTAGGCGCCAACCTTGACGAGCCGGTCCATGGCGTTCCAGGGATGGAGGGT CAGTCCGTCGTACTCAACGTCGGCGTTCGCCAGCAGTGCCTGCTCCGCCGCCGCTGCCACCTTCTTTTGTTCGG CCGACCGAGTGCCTCGTCGAATGCCATGGCCGCCGTGTCGCAGAACTGCTCGATGCCGGCGACGACGGGGAACAGCCGATCCGGGACGGTGTCCAGCAGCTTCTTCACAAGCGCCGCGTCGTCCAGCGTCTTCCCTAGGCTCGCGAACCGCGCCGTCATCCCTCCCAGCCTCCCGGCGTACGCGTCCAGCGCCTCCCTGTCCGCCATCTTCAGGTGGTCGAAGTCCCCGCGCAGCGTCGCCAGCCTCGCCGCGCGGACACGATCCGCGCCGACGAACCTCACCTTCAAGGAGTCTCATACCTCCTTGGTGGTGAGCTTCGTCACCACCTGCAGCAGCACGTCCTCCGGCAGCGCTCCCAGGAGCATCGCGCGCGCCGCCTTGTCCTTCCTGACGTTCACCGCCGCGTCGCCGGGCGCCACCGCCTCCCACACG GGCTTCCTGCGGCGGCGAGATCTCCCAAGCTTTTGCCGTGGCGACGGCGAGAGCGACGAACTCGACCCCATGCTGCAGGTACTCGTCAAGCACACCGCCCACAGCTGCAAGGCGTTTCTCGCGGACCAGCAGATCAACAGCCGGTTCACAGACGCCGTGTGGGGGACGGGGCTGGACATGAAGGACGTGTACGAGAAGGCCGTCGTGGAACGGATGGTGAGGGAGGCCATGGAATCCCGCGAGCtaattagagcatg GTCGGCTGAGGCGCTCGCGCAGCAGGTGAGGAGGGATATCGCCAAAGGGGGCTCCTCGGCGTCGGAATTCGAGAGGCTCGTGAGATTTATCAAGGAGCTCACCGCCAAAGGTGCAACCGCAAATAGCACCGTGCAAATttgttga